A single region of the Enterobacteriaceae endosymbiont of Donacia cinerea genome encodes:
- a CDS encoding 3-deoxy-7-phosphoheptulonate synthase yields MQKIYFKNKKNLVTPKELKDKLPISHEIKKSILTSRSIISNIITGKNHRLLIICGPCSIHNIDEAIEYSKYLKKMFSKIHHNIYLVMRVYFEKPRTILGWKGLINDPYMDYSFNINKGLYLARKLLIKLVKNNIPLATEILDPNTLKYLDDLLSWIAIGARTVESQIHREIASSVKIPVGFKNNINGNILSAINAIQASSTAHHFMSTDKNGKICIINTKGNRNCHLILRGGQKPNYYKSDIIECEKSLLKVKLKPKIMIDCSHGNSNKDFKKQKLVIDSIISQIKEGNNSIMGIMIESYINEGNQILNINNYKKLKYGISITDGCINLQTTKNILYKINNELNSILKLRSI; encoded by the coding sequence ATGCAAAAAATTTATTTTAAGAATAAAAAAAATTTAGTAACTCCAAAAGAATTAAAAGACAAATTACCAATTTCTCATGAAATTAAAAAAAGTATATTAACTTCACGTTCAATTATATCAAATATTATTACTGGTAAAAACCATAGATTATTAATTATTTGTGGACCTTGTTCTATTCATAATATTGATGAAGCAATAGAATATAGTAAATACTTAAAAAAAATGTTTTCTAAAATTCATCATAATATATATCTTGTTATGAGAGTATATTTTGAAAAACCTAGAACAATTTTAGGATGGAAAGGATTAATAAACGATCCATATATGGATTACTCTTTTAATATAAATAAAGGATTATATTTAGCACGTAAATTACTAATAAAATTAGTTAAAAATAATATCCCATTAGCTACAGAAATTTTAGATCCTAATACATTAAAATATCTTGATGATCTTTTAAGTTGGATAGCTATTGGAGCACGTACAGTTGAATCGCAAATACATAGAGAAATAGCTTCTTCAGTTAAAATACCTGTAGGTTTTAAAAATAATATAAATGGTAATATTCTTTCTGCTATAAATGCCATTCAAGCTTCTTCTACAGCACATCATTTTATGAGTACAGATAAAAATGGTAAAATTTGTATTATTAATACTAAAGGAAATAGAAATTGTCATCTTATTTTAAGAGGAGGACAAAAACCTAATTATTATAAATCTGATATAATAGAATGTGAAAAATCTTTATTAAAAGTAAAATTGAAACCTAAAATAATGATAGATTGTAGTCATGGTAATTCTAATAAAGATTTTAAAAAACAAAAATTAGTTATTGATTCGATAATTTCTCAAATTAAAGAAGGAAATAATTCTATTATGGGGATAATGATAGAGAGTTATATAAATGAAGGAAATCAAATTTTAAATATTAATAATTATAAAAAATTAAAATATGGCATATCAATTACAGATGGATGTATAAATTTACAAACAACAAAAAATATTTTATATAAAATAAATAATGAATTAAATTCAATACTTAAATTACGTTCAATATAA
- the tyrA gene encoding bifunctional chorismate mutase/prephenate dehydrogenase: MLNKLSLLRNKIDLLDIKLLEILSKRLELVKKIGLIKNQYGLPIYVPEREKYIIDLKKKEAKKKGISPNFIEDIFHRVIKESYYYEKIKKFKKIKPDFTEILIISHDKKISYLFKNMLTITGYNIKYIKEKNLNINNINYLFKNIGMLILDISKNFFEKFIKKLFLLPKNCILIDLSPIKEISIKKILKIYKGPVLGLYYFFDYQKNFLFKESIIYCDGRKKKYYYWFLKQIEIWGLKIEYMSVIEHDQYVFFIESLKYFFTLIYSTFLIKKKISFNKVLTLFKPISYLNIFILKNFFLENPQLYINLITDSKNNIENIKKHLDYINNLSFVIDKKKKIKIINIFNKIKNLLIFNK, encoded by the coding sequence ATGTTAAATAAATTAAGTTTATTACGTAATAAAATTGATCTTTTAGATATAAAATTATTAGAGATTTTATCTAAAAGATTAGAGTTAGTAAAAAAAATAGGATTAATAAAAAATCAATACGGACTACCAATTTATGTACCAGAAAGAGAAAAATATATAATTGATTTAAAAAAAAAAGAAGCAAAAAAAAAGGGTATATCTCCTAATTTTATTGAAGATATATTCCATCGTGTAATTAAAGAATCATACTATTATGAAAAAATAAAAAAATTTAAAAAAATAAAACCTGATTTTACAGAAATATTAATTATTAGTCATGATAAAAAAATAAGCTATTTATTTAAAAATATGTTAACTATAACTGGATATAATATAAAATATATAAAAGAGAAAAATCTAAATATTAATAATATAAATTATTTATTTAAAAACATAGGAATGCTTATTTTAGATATATCTAAAAATTTTTTTGAAAAATTTATTAAAAAATTATTTCTTTTACCTAAAAATTGTATTTTAATTGACTTATCTCCTATAAAAGAAATATCTATAAAAAAAATATTAAAAATATATAAAGGACCTGTTCTAGGTTTATATTATTTTTTTGATTACCAAAAAAATTTTTTATTTAAAGAATCTATAATATACTGTGATGGTCGTAAAAAAAAATACTATTATTGGTTCTTAAAACAAATAGAAATTTGGGGATTAAAAATTGAATATATGAGTGTAATAGAACATGATCAATATGTTTTTTTTATAGAATCACTAAAATATTTTTTTACATTAATATATAGTACTTTTTTAATAAAAAAGAAAATATCATTTAATAAAGTTTTAACTTTATTTAAGCCTATATCTTATTTAAATATATTTATTTTAAAAAATTTTTTTTTAGAAAATCCACAATTATATATAAATTTAATTACAGATTCAAAAAACAATATTGAAAATATTAAAAAACATTTAGACTATATTAACAATCTTTCTTTTGTAATTGATAAAAAAAAAAAAATAAAAATAATTAATATTTTTAATAAAATTAAAAATTTATTAATATTTAATAAATAA